The Piliocolobus tephrosceles isolate RC106 chromosome 3, ASM277652v3, whole genome shotgun sequence genome has a window encoding:
- the PCDH7 gene encoding protocadherin-7 isoform X3, translating to MLRMRTAGWARGWCLGCCLLLPLSLSLAAAKQLLRYRLAEEGPADVRIGNVASDLGIVTGSGEVTFSLESGSEYLKIDNLTGELSTSERRIDREKLPQCQMIFDENECFLDFEVSVIGPSQSWVDLFEGRVIVLDINDNTPTFPSPVLTLTVEENRPVGTLYLLPTATDRDFGRNGIERYELLQEPGGGGSGGESRRAGAADSAPYPGGAGNGASGGGSGGSKRRLDAPEGGGGTNPGGRSSVFELQVADTPDGEKQPQLIVKGALDREQRDSYELTLRVRDGGDPPRSSQAILRVLITDVNDNSPRFEKSVYEADLAENSAPGTPILQLRAADLDVGVNGQIEYVFGAATESVRRLLRLDETSGWLSVLHRIDREEVNQLRFTVMARDRGQPPKTDKATVVLNIKDENDNVPSIEIRKIGRIPLKDGVANVAEDVLVDTPIALVQVSDRDQGENGVVTCTVVGDVPFQLKPASDTEGDQNKKKYFLHTSTPLDYETTREFNVVIVAVDSGSPSLSSNNSLIVKVGDTNDNPPVFGQSVVEVYFPENNIPGERVATVLATDADSGKNAEIAYSLDSSVMGIFAIDPDSGDILVNTVLDREQTDRYEFKVNAKDKGIPVLQGSTTVIVQVADKNDNDPKFMQDVFTFYVKENLQPNSPVGMVTVMDADKGRNAEMSLYIEENSNIFSIENDTGTIYSTMSFDREHQTTYTFRVKAVDGGDPPRSATATVSLFVMDENDNAPTVTVPKNISYTLLPPSSNVRTVVATVLATDSDDGINADLNYSIVGGNPFKLFEIDPTSGVVSLVGKLTQKHYGLHRLVVQVNDSGQPSQSTTTLVHVFVNESVSNATVIDSQIARSLHTPLTQDIAGDPSYEISKQRLSIVIGVVAGIMTVILIILIVVMARYCRSKTKNGYEAGKKDHEDFFTPQQHDKSKKPKKDKKNKKSKQPLYSSIVTVEASKPNGQRYDSVNEKLSDSPSMGRYRSVNGGPGSPDLARHYKSSSPLPTVQLHPQSPTAGKKHQAVQDLPPANTFVGAGDNISIGSDHCSEYSCQTNNKYSKQMRLHPYITVFG from the coding sequence CTGCCGCTCTCGCTCAGCCTGGCGGCCGCCAAGCAGCTCCTCCGGTACCGGCTGGCCGAGGAGGGCCCCGCCGACGTCCGCATCGGCAACGTGGCTTCAGACCTGGGCATCGTGACCGGATCGGGTGAGGTGACTTTCAGCCTGGAGTCCGGCTCCGAGTACCTGAAGATCGACAACCTCACGGGCGAGCTGAGCACGAGCGAGCGGCGCATCGACCGCGAGAAGCTGCCCCAGTGTCAGATGATCTTCGACGAGAACGAGTGCTTCCTGGACTTCGAGGTGTCGGTGATCGGGCCCTCGCAGAGCTGGGTGGACCTGTTTGAGGGTCGGGTCATCGTGCTCGACATCAACGACAACACGCCCACCTTCCCGTCGCCCGTGCTCACGCTCACGGTGGAGGAGAACCGGCCGGTGGGCACACTCTACCTGCTGCCCACCGCCACTGACCGCGACTTCGGCCGCAACGGCATCGAGCGCTACGAGCTGCTCCAGGAGCCGggaggcggcggcagcggcggcgagAGCCGGCGCGCCGGGGCGGCCGACAGCGCCCCCTATCCCGGGGGCGCCGGGAACGGCGCGAGCGGCGGCGGCTCGGGAGGCTCCAAGCGGCGGCTGGACGCACCAGAGGGCGGCGGCGGCACCAACCCCGGCGGCCGCAGCAGCGTGTTCGAGCTGCAGGTGGCAGACACCCCGGATGGCGAGAAGCAGCCACAGCTGATCGTGAAGGGGGCGCTGGACCGCGAACAGCGCGACTCCTACGAGCTGACCCTGCGGGTGCGCGACGGCGGCGACCCGCCTCGCTCCTCGCAGGCCATCCTACGGGTCCTCATCACCGACGTGAACGACAACAGCCCCCGCTTCGAGAAGAGCGTGTACGAGGCCGACTTGGCTGAGAACAGCGCCCCGGGGACCCCCATCCTGCAACTGCGCGCAGCTGACTTGGACGTGGGGGTCAATGGGCAGATCGAGTATGTGTTCGGGGCGGCCACTGAGTCGGTGAGGCGACTGCTGCGCCTTGACGAGACGTCCGGCTGGCTCAGCGTCCTGCACCGGATCGACCGCGAGGAGGTGAACCAGCTGCGCTTCACGGTCATGGCCCGCGACCGTGGGCAGCCCCCCAAGACCGACAAGGCCACCGTAGTCCTTAACATCAAAGACGAGAATGACAATGTGCCATCCATTGAAATCCGCAAGATTGGGCGCATCCCCCTCAAGGACGGGGTGGCCAATGTGGCCGAGGACGTTCTGGTCGACACCCCCATCGCTCTGGTGCAGGTGTCCGACCGAGACCAAGGCGAGAACGGGGTGGTCACCTGCACCGTGGTGGGCGACGTGCCCTTCCAGCTCAAGCCAGCCAGCGACACCGAGGGCGACCAGAACAAGAAAAAGTACTTTTTGCACACCTCGACCCCTCTGGACTATGAGACCACCCGGGAGTTCAACGTGGTCATCGTGGCGGTGGACTCAGGCAGCCCCAGCCTCTCGAGCAACAACTCCCTGATTGTGAAGGTGGGAGACACGAACGACAACCCGCCTGTGTTCGGCCAGTCGGTGGTGGAGGTTTACTTCCCTGAGAACAACATCCCGGGCGAGAGGGTGGCCACAGTGCTGGCGACAGACGCAGACAGCGGAAAGAACGCTGAGATCGCCTACTCCCTGGACTCCTCTGTAATGGGGATCTTTGCCATCGATCCCGATTCTGGGGACATCCTGGTCAATACGGTGCTGGACCGCGAGCAGACTGACAGGTATGAGTTTAAAGTTAACGCCAAAGACAAAGGCATCCCCGTGCTGCAGGGCAGCACTACGGTGATTGTGCAGGTGGCTGATAAGAATGACAATGACCCTAAGTTTATGCAGGATGTCTTCACCTTTTATGTGAAAGAAAACTTGCAGCCCAACAGCCCTGTGGGGATGGTCACCGTGATGGATGCTGACAAGGGGCGGAATGCAGAGATGAGTCTGTACATAGAGGAGAACAGTAACATTTTTTCTATTGAAAATGACACGGGGACCATTTACTCCACAATGTCTTTTGACCGGGAACATCAGACCACATACACTTTCAGAGTCAAGGCTGTGGATGGGGGAGATCCTCCCAGATCTGCCACAGCTACAGTCTCGCTTTTTGTGATGGATGAAAATGACAATGCTCCCACAGTTACCGTTCCCAAAAACATTTCCTACACTTTACTGCCACCTTCGAGTAATGTCAGGACAGTAGTAGCTACAGTGTTGGCAACAGACAGTGATGATGGCATCAATGCAGACCTGAACTACAGCATTGTTGGAGGGAATCCCTTCAAGCTGTTTGAAATTGATCCCACTAGTGGTGTGGTTTCCTTAGTGGGAAAACTCACCCAAAAGCATTATGGCTTGCACAGGTTGGTGGTGCAAGTGAATGACAGTGGGCAGCCTTCCCAGTCCACCACGACTCTGGTGCATGTGTTTGTCAATGAAAGTGTTTCTAATGCAACTGTGATTGACTCCCAGATAGCTAGAAGTTTGCACACCCCACTCACCCAGGATATAGCTGGCGACCCAAGCTATGAAATTAGCAAGCAGAGACTCAGTATTGTCATTGGCGTGGTTGCTGGCATTATGACGGTGATTCTAATCATCTTAATTGTAGTGATGGCAAGGTACTGCAGGTCCAAAACTAAAAATGGCTATGAAGCTGGCAAAAAAGATCACGAAGACTTTTTTACACCCCAACAGCATGACAAATCTAAAAAGCCTAAAAaggacaagaaaaacaaaaaatctaagcAGCCTCTCTACAGCAGCATTGTCACTGTAGAGGCTTCTAAACCAAATGGACAGAGGTATGATAGTGTCAATGAGAAGCTGTCAGATAGCCCAAGCATGGGGCGATACAGATCCGTTAATGGTGGGCCTGGCAGTCCTGACCTGGCAAGGCATTACAAATCTAGTTCCCCATTGCCTACTGTTCAGCTTCATCCCCAGTCACCAACTGCAGGAAAAAAGCACCAGGCCGTACAAGATCTACCACCAGCCAACACATTTGTGGGAGCAGGAGACAACATTTCAATTGGATCAGATCACTGCTCTGAGTACAGCTGTCAAACCAATAACAAGTACAGCAAACAG